DNA from Archaeoglobus veneficus SNP6:
ATCGTCCACGCTCCGTCCTTCTGTATCAGCCCCTTTTCGTCGAGCATTGAAATTATGCGGTCAACGTAGCCGTTTCTTATAAATTCAGATTCCCATACGTACTCGTCGTGAACTATGTTAAGATTTTCCAGCGTTTCTTTCGCCCCTTCGAGTGCCCTGCTTACAGCATCTCTGAAAAGCTTTGCTGTCTCCTCGTCGCCCTCCTCGTACTTCTTCATGAGTTCTTCCACTTTCGCCTCGATTTCGTCCTTCTCCTCGGGATGCTCTTCTATGTAGCGGTTTATGGCTATGTAGGCTTTGGCCACAGCATGGTCCGGCTTCTCCGTCTTGTCGAGGCCGAACTTCTCAATTCCGAGTACTGTAAGTGCCACCTGCCGCCCCATGTCGTTGACATAGTAGTGTGTGGTGACGTTGACTCCAGCCTTTCTGAATATTCTTGCGAGGGTGTCCCCAATGATTGAGTTCCTGATGTGCCCGATGTGCAGGGGACCATCGGGATTCGCTGATGTGTGCTCGATGAGTACCTCTCCCCCGAGTGCGAGCGAGCCGTACTCCTCGTCGCTATCGAGAATGTAGTTGATGGTGTCTTCCAAGAACTCGTAGCTCGCGAAGAAGTTTACGTAGCCATTAACAACCTCAACGCTGCCTATGTAATCGCTCTCAATGCTCAGCTGCGAGACAATCTCCTCTGCCACTTCCTGGGGCTTCTTTTTCATCTCCTTTGCGAGCTTAAAGGCTATTGTGCATGCCAAATCAGCGTGCTCGCTCTCCCTGACAAAGCGCTCATCAACGTCAAACTTCTGGAGCGATTTGATGACATCCTTCCTGAACTGCCTGAACATCGCAACGAGTTCGTGAACAAGTATTTAAATTGATGGGGTCGATTGCCGCTTAACCAAAATTAGGCCAGCAGCTACAACAACCTCAATTCGTTAGATGCATCGAGCTTTATCCTAAATATATTAGGATTAATTATTTACGCAGCTAAAATTAACTATTTCGTGCTCACCTTTAAGCGTTTCACGTGTAAATAGCATATGCCGATTGGTTTTAAAACCGTGAGGAATTCCCAATGCTGCAAGGCCGGGAGGTACGGAATGCTGAAGGTCGCAATGGTCGGTAATCCAAACGTTGGAAAGACCGCTCTGCTGAATGCACTGACAGGAGGAAGTTTTGAAGTAGGAAACTTCCCCGGTACTACTGTTGAGAAGAAGGAGGGGCG
Protein-coding regions in this window:
- the argS gene encoding arginine--tRNA ligase encodes the protein MFRQFRKDVIKSLQKFDVDERFVRESEHADLACTIAFKLAKEMKKKPQEVAEEIVSQLSIESDYIGSVEVVNGYVNFFASYEFLEDTINYILDSDEEYGSLALGGEVLIEHTSANPDGPLHIGHIRNSIIGDTLARIFRKAGVNVTTHYYVNDMGRQVALTVLGIEKFGLDKTEKPDHAVAKAYIAINRYIEEHPEEKDEIEAKVEELMKKYEEGDEETAKLFRDAVSRALEGAKETLENLNIVHDEYVWESEFIRNGYVDRIISMLDEKGLIQKDGAWTIDLSELGYKKNVVIRRENGTTLYVTRDLAYHLWKNENFERFINVLGADHKLIGSQLSDILKLIGLKPPEIVFFEFVSLPEGSMSTRKGKFISADELIDRVYREAYEIIKDRGFDEKEKRDVAKAVAIGALRYDFIRVAPEKPITFDWKKALDFERQTASYIQYSHARACSILRKAVSEGMPDLEFVGELCTPLERKLVMLLSKFSSVIERVVKELRPNVFAEYVMDVATTFNDFYTQHPVLKAEAEYRMHRLAIVDACRIVLRNGLEVLGIEPLERM